From the Halalkalicoccus sp. CGA53 genome, one window contains:
- a CDS encoding DUF63 family protein — protein MVLPEGFALPPPAYLLPLALATVLVCGLLFTRRPTVGEATVVAFAPWMAAGAGLHVLYVTDLAPPVFSPLLGTPAVYVSTFALAGAIWLVASEIFSDRERTDRVLGATGLLAALAAVSTVLGAGLGGLDPFWPAVAAIGSVALTAATWVAVRRGLPMVAETTGLVGLLVVFGHVLDGVSTAVGVDLLGAGERSPIPLAIMEFAEGLAPALGGGWLFVLVKLALAVGLTWLFVDYVEEAPAEGYLLLGLVAAVGLGPGVHNLLLFTLGW, from the coding sequence ATGGTGCTGCCAGAGGGCTTCGCCCTACCGCCGCCCGCCTACCTCCTGCCGCTCGCGCTCGCGACGGTCCTCGTCTGCGGGCTGCTCTTCACGCGTCGTCCGACCGTCGGGGAGGCTACGGTGGTGGCGTTCGCGCCGTGGATGGCCGCCGGCGCCGGCCTCCACGTCCTCTACGTCACCGACCTCGCACCTCCGGTCTTCTCACCCCTCCTCGGCACGCCCGCGGTCTACGTCAGTACGTTCGCTCTCGCCGGTGCGATCTGGCTCGTGGCGAGCGAAATCTTCTCGGATCGGGAACGGACCGATCGAGTGCTGGGAGCGACGGGTCTGCTCGCGGCGCTCGCCGCCGTGAGCACGGTGCTCGGGGCGGGCCTCGGAGGCCTCGACCCGTTCTGGCCGGCGGTCGCCGCCATCGGGTCGGTCGCGCTCACCGCGGCGACCTGGGTCGCCGTCCGGCGCGGGCTCCCCATGGTCGCGGAGACGACCGGACTCGTCGGCCTCCTGGTGGTGTTCGGCCACGTCCTCGACGGCGTCTCGACGGCGGTCGGGGTCGACCTGCTGGGTGCCGGCGAGCGATCACCGATCCCGCTCGCGATCATGGAGTTCGCGGAGGGGCTCGCGCCCGCCCTCGGCGGTGGCTGGCTGTTCGTCCTCGTGAAACTCGCGCTCGCCGTCGGCCTCACCTGGCTGTTCGTCGATTACGTCGAGGAGGCTCCGGCCGAGGGCTACCTCCTCCTCGGGCTCGTCGCCGCGGTCGGCCTCGGTCCGGGCGTCCACAACCTGCTGCTGTTCACGCTCGGCTGGTAA
- the deoC gene encoding deoxyribose-phosphate aldolase — protein MDRETLAPMIDHTVLGPETTPDDVHSVLDEAAEYGMNACVPPCYVAEAAEYATEVTIATVIGFPHGQNGAEAKRVEGVEAWRDGADELDVVLNRGLLLAGADDRVSEGLAELVAAVPIPVKVIVETSELREDEIRRAAEAVVEADAAMLKTSTGFASGGATVEAVSLLAEYLPVKASGGIGSYEDALAMIEAGAERIGASSGVAILEGAPE, from the coding sequence ATGGATCGCGAGACGCTGGCGCCGATGATCGACCACACCGTCCTCGGCCCCGAGACGACTCCCGACGACGTTCACTCGGTACTGGACGAGGCAGCGGAGTACGGGATGAACGCCTGCGTCCCGCCGTGTTACGTCGCCGAGGCGGCCGAGTACGCCACCGAGGTGACGATCGCGACGGTGATCGGCTTTCCTCACGGGCAGAACGGCGCGGAGGCCAAGCGAGTCGAGGGCGTCGAGGCCTGGCGCGACGGCGCGGACGAACTCGACGTGGTGCTCAACCGTGGGTTGCTCCTCGCGGGCGCGGACGACCGGGTGAGCGAGGGGCTCGCCGAACTCGTCGCGGCGGTGCCGATCCCCGTGAAGGTGATCGTCGAGACGAGCGAGTTGCGTGAGGACGAGATCCGGCGGGCTGCCGAGGCCGTCGTCGAGGCGGATGCGGCGATGTTGAAGACCTCGACAGGGTTCGCCTCCGGCGGAGCGACGGTCGAGGCGGTCTCGCTGCTCGCGGAGTACTTACCCGTCAAAGCGAGCGGCGGGATCGGGAGCTACGAGGACGCGCTGGCGATGATCGAAGCGGGAGCCGAGCGGATCGGCGCGTCGTCCGGGGTGGCGATCCTCGAGGGGGCACCCGAGTGA
- a CDS encoding beta-ribofuranosylaminobenzene 5'-phosphate synthase family protein gives MARVTVGARLHFGFQNLSLAHERLYGGVGVALSEPSLSVAADPAEGLSTPDPLAERYARRSLRALDLSGVSVSVERWLPRHVGLGSGTQLALAVYAAVAAAYDREVDVREAAPALGRGGRSGVGVATFESGGFVTDVGHPTTRFTSAPPGEGDWRVPAVLARHDVPERWRFLLVIPEGRGEHGESEDASMRSVVERASPGIGEEIAGILTRRLLPAIAEGDLPTFGRAVSSIGRLNGAWYADEQGGVYRPPVGGIVRALDGSPSVDGAGQSSWGPCVYAVTDSERAEAARAAGERALESANVDGSVRVVRARNEGARIERS, from the coding sequence ATGGCCCGGGTCACCGTCGGCGCTCGCCTCCACTTCGGCTTCCAGAACCTCTCGCTCGCCCACGAACGCCTCTACGGCGGGGTCGGCGTCGCCCTCTCCGAGCCCTCGCTCTCCGTCGCCGCCGATCCTGCCGAAGGGCTTTCGACCCCCGACCCGCTCGCGGAGCGCTACGCCCGGCGCAGCCTTCGAGCACTCGACCTCTCCGGTGTCTCGGTATCAGTCGAGCGGTGGCTCCCGAGACACGTCGGCCTGGGGAGCGGGACACAGCTCGCGCTCGCCGTCTATGCGGCGGTCGCGGCGGCGTACGACCGGGAGGTTGACGTCAGGGAGGCGGCTCCCGCCCTCGGACGGGGCGGGCGGAGCGGCGTCGGCGTTGCAACGTTCGAGTCCGGAGGGTTCGTGACCGACGTCGGTCACCCGACGACGCGGTTCACCTCCGCCCCACCCGGCGAGGGCGACTGGCGGGTGCCCGCGGTCCTCGCCCGTCACGACGTCCCGGAGAGGTGGCGCTTCCTCCTCGTGATCCCCGAGGGCCGCGGCGAACACGGCGAGAGCGAGGACGCGAGCATGCGTTCGGTGGTCGAGCGCGCGAGCCCCGGGATCGGCGAGGAGATCGCGGGTATCCTCACCCGGCGGCTCCTCCCGGCGATCGCGGAGGGCGACCTCCCGACCTTCGGGCGGGCGGTCTCGTCGATCGGTCGGCTCAACGGCGCCTGGTACGCCGACGAACAGGGTGGGGTCTACAGACCGCCGGTGGGAGGGATAGTTCGCGCGCTCGACGGCTCACCCTCGGTCGACGGTGCGGGACAGTCCTCGTGGGGGCCGTGTGTCTACGCCGTCACCGACAGCGAGCGAGCGGAGGCGGCACGAGCGGCCGGCGAACGGGCGCTCGAATCGGCCAACGTCGACGGGAGCGTCCGGGTCGTCCGCGCGAGAAACGAGGGGGCACGGATCGAACGGTCGTAA
- a CDS encoding nucleoside phosphorylase, with translation MAKQPHLLVEEGDVHEVALIPGDPERVDRIAGRCDSHDLVAENREYRVVNATYEGTELSICSTGIGCPSAAIAIEELERVGVETVVRVGTTGALQSGIEIGDMIVATGAAKEEGTTKRYESETYPAVPDYDVLSALVDASERRGEEVHVGPIASDDAFYAETDEYVADWERAGMLSVEMEAAAVFSLARRKEMAAGAICTVDGNLVEGTQKGETEDEELPEKAKDNVERAIDISLDAVTTLLSD, from the coding sequence ATGGCGAAACAGCCACACCTGCTGGTCGAGGAGGGCGACGTCCACGAGGTCGCGCTGATCCCGGGCGACCCCGAACGGGTCGATCGGATCGCCGGCCGCTGTGACTCACACGACCTCGTCGCCGAGAACCGCGAGTACCGTGTCGTGAACGCGACCTACGAGGGGACGGAGCTTTCGATCTGTTCGACCGGGATCGGCTGTCCCTCCGCGGCGATCGCGATCGAGGAACTCGAACGGGTGGGCGTCGAGACGGTCGTCCGGGTGGGTACCACGGGAGCGCTCCAGTCGGGGATCGAGATCGGGGACATGATCGTGGCGACCGGCGCGGCGAAGGAGGAGGGGACGACGAAGCGCTACGAGTCAGAGACCTACCCGGCGGTACCCGACTACGACGTGCTCTCGGCGCTGGTCGACGCTTCGGAAAGGCGGGGCGAGGAGGTCCACGTCGGCCCGATCGCCTCCGACGACGCGTTCTACGCCGAGACCGACGAGTACGTCGCCGACTGGGAGCGCGCGGGGATGCTCTCGGTGGAGATGGAGGCGGCGGCGGTCTTCTCGCTCGCTCGCCGGAAGGAGATGGCCGCCGGGGCGATCTGTACGGTCGACGGCAACCTCGTCGAGGGCACCCAGAAGGGCGAGACCGAGGACGAGGAACTGCCGGAGAAGGCGAAGGACAACGTCGAGCGGGCGATCGACATCTCGCTCGACGCGGTGACGACGCTCTTGTCCGACTAG